In Methanofollis aquaemaris, the genomic window ATCACCTGCGCCGTCGGTTCAAAGGGGAAGGGGAAGTAAACCGACCCTCCGGTGAAGGAGGTTGCGAAGAGGTAGATGGAGCCAAGGGAGATGACCAGACCCGATAATGCAATAATTGCATCTCTGATCCGGTTATTAGGCAACAATAACAGGATGAATGCAATTATACAGGGAAAGAGTATCAGGAATATTAGTTCATTCATCCGTATCCCTCACTCATTCGGTGGATTCTAGGGGTTTATTAACCATCCGAATCACGCACTTTGATCAGTAAAAAACCTGTCGATATTACGGGTTCTCGCATGGTTTTCATTTGTTCTTCGTCTTCTGGCGCAGTCTGTGTCTATCGGGTTTTAGATATTCAATTTATTTTTTATGCCAAATTTGGGATTATTTTTCATTTTTTTCATTTATGCGCGCTCCGATCTGCAAAAGACCTTCATGATTAATATTTTACATGATCGAATCCACATTTCCTGCTCAAACCCTGGGCTTTTATTCTCTGTGTCCATAAGGTACATGCAATGCGTCCGTCATATCTGGGAAAGATCGCGTTGCACTGGTGCGATCACTGTCATGCACCGGTCCTCGGCGAACAGTGCGCATGCGGGGCCGAGGCAAGATCGGTCGCCATCACTCCGCCGGGTGATGCCCGGCCCGCGATGGCCGCCGACGTCGAACTGGTCAATGCGGTTTTTCAGGAGCACTTCGGTGTCCCCCTCATCCCCGAGGGACACCTTGCCGTCCTCAACAAGGTGCCTGAGATCGACCGGATGGAGGAGGTGGTCCTCGGCGGGACCATCGTCGCCGCCATCCGTTATCTCCCCAAAGAAGGAGTCTGGGAACCCCTCCCGCGGCCCGCGGCCGCCAGGTACTGCACGCCGACAAAGCGATACGTCGTCGTCGACGATGGTGCCGTGCCCTTCGTCAGGGACGGGTCAAGCCTCCTTGCTCCCGGACTCGCCGAGATCGAGGACTCGGTCAGGGCGGGCGACGAGGTCTTCCTCCTCTCGCAGTCGGGCGAGTGCATCGGCGTGGGCCGGGCCAAGGTCGACGCCGCAGAGGCGCGCACCATGACGCGGGGCCAGGTGGTGCGGACACGCAAGACCGCCCCCGCAGAGGTTGTCCCCGGCCCGGCGACCTGGGACGAGGCGGTGACGGCGAACCGGCGGATCCTCGATGCCTATGAGGGTGCCTCCATCGATTTCATCAAGAAGGTCTGCGCCGATCACGAGGATCTCCCGAGGAACACTTCGTACTCCGGCGGCAAGGACAGTCTTGTCACGCTCCTGCTGGTCCTCAAGGCGGTCGGGAAGGTGCCGCTCCTGTACGCGGACACCGGCCTGGAGTTCCCTGAGACCGAGTCAAATGTCGCGACCGTCGCCGCCCGGTACGGTGTCGATGTGGTGCGGGCCGAGACCGGGGAGGCGTTCTGGGAACACTTCGCGGTCGAGGGGCCGCCTGCGGTCGATGCCCGCTGGTGTTGCCGGGTCTGCAAACTCGAACCTGTCGGGCGGGTCATCGCCGAGCGGTGGGGCGAGTCGCTCTCCTTTATCGGTCAGCGGAAGTACGAATCTCTGAACCGGAAGCGGAGCCCCAGGGTGTGGCGGAACCGGAAGGTCAGAAACCAGCTCTCGGCCGCTCCGATCCAGCACTGGACGGCCCTCCATGTCTGGCTTTATCTCTTCAGGGAGAAGGCGCCGTACAATGTGCTGTACGACCGCGGCCTGGACAGGATCGGGTGTTTTATGTGCCCGTCAAGCGACCTTGCAGTGCTCGAAGAGATCAAGAGAGATTACCCGCACCTCTGGGAGAACTGGGAGGAGCGGCTTCGGGCCTGGCAGGAGGAGCACGGCCTGCCCGAGACCTGGGTGACGGATAGCGAATGGAGAAAACAGGGGTCTGGCAGGGATGAAGAAGATAGTTATAATTGATTACGGTCTGGGGAACCTCCGGAGTGTCAGCCGCGGGCTTGAGAAGGCGGGGGCCTCGGCTGTGATCTCATCCGACCCGGAAGCGATCGCCGCGGCCGACGCCCTCGTCCTCCCCGGCGTCGGGGCGTTCAGGGACGGGATGGAGATGCTCGGCCCCATCGAGGCGACGGTGCGGGAGCAGGCCGGCGAGGTGCCGGTGCTCGGGATCTGTCTCGGGATGCAGATGCTGATGGAGAGTTCCGAGGAAGGCGGCCTGCGGGCGGGCCTGGGCCTGGTCCCCGGCACGGTCAGGCGTTTCCCGCGGGTGCCTGAGATGAAGGTGCCGCACATGGGCTGGAACACGCTCTCGGTGCCGGCCGACGAACCGCTCTTCGATGGAGTGCCCGACGGGTCGTACGTCTATTTCGTCCACTCGTACTATGCCTCGGCCCCGGCCGAGCATACCATGACCACGACCGAATATATCCACGAGTTCGCGTCCTCGGTGAAGAACGGGATGGTCTATGGGGTTCAGTTCCATCCTGAGAAGAGCGGGGAGACGGGACTTTTGATCCTGAAAAATTTTATAGAACTGGATTGAAAGGGGCGGCGAGCCCTTCTCTGTTTTTTTGTCGGTGCGGCGTGATGGCGGCACGTCTGAACGATCACCATACCGATCCCTCGCGCTGATCGATCGCATGCATTCCTCCATGAATCGCACCGGGGGCACGGCGGTTTCGATCCTTCTGTGAGGGCGGCTCTTATGATCGGAGAAGCCCCGCCCACCAGGCGCGGGGCGGTTCACTCATCGAACAAGGGGTCCACAAAAAATAGAGAACTCCTTCAGGCCCGCTCTTCTCTTTTCCGGTAATACGAGAAGTACAGGTAAACCTCGTAGAGCAGGAGCAGCGCGATCACGCCCGCCCCACCGAGGAAGAAGGCGACGACGCGGGCGTCCAGCCCCGGCCCTGCATCCGGCCCCACATCCTGCTCAAGCCCCTCCGTCCCACCGCCATAGGCGGTGGGCTCGGGGGTCATCAGCACGCGCGGCATCGCCGGCGGCATCTCCGGGGCCGG contains:
- a CDS encoding phosphoadenosine phosphosulfate reductase domain-containing protein; its protein translation is MRPSYLGKIALHWCDHCHAPVLGEQCACGAEARSVAITPPGDARPAMAADVELVNAVFQEHFGVPLIPEGHLAVLNKVPEIDRMEEVVLGGTIVAAIRYLPKEGVWEPLPRPAAARYCTPTKRYVVVDDGAVPFVRDGSSLLAPGLAEIEDSVRAGDEVFLLSQSGECIGVGRAKVDAAEARTMTRGQVVRTRKTAPAEVVPGPATWDEAVTANRRILDAYEGASIDFIKKVCADHEDLPRNTSYSGGKDSLVTLLLVLKAVGKVPLLYADTGLEFPETESNVATVAARYGVDVVRAETGEAFWEHFAVEGPPAVDARWCCRVCKLEPVGRVIAERWGESLSFIGQRKYESLNRKRSPRVWRNRKVRNQLSAAPIQHWTALHVWLYLFREKAPYNVLYDRGLDRIGCFMCPSSDLAVLEEIKRDYPHLWENWEERLRAWQEEHGLPETWVTDSEWRKQGSGRDEEDSYN
- the hisH gene encoding imidazole glycerol phosphate synthase subunit HisH; its protein translation is MKKIVIIDYGLGNLRSVSRGLEKAGASAVISSDPEAIAAADALVLPGVGAFRDGMEMLGPIEATVREQAGEVPVLGICLGMQMLMESSEEGGLRAGLGLVPGTVRRFPRVPEMKVPHMGWNTLSVPADEPLFDGVPDGSYVYFVHSYYASAPAEHTMTTTEYIHEFASSVKNGMVYGVQFHPEKSGETGLLILKNFIELD